The Fibrobacter sp. sequence CTGTCATCGCAGCTGGTGAAGCTGATCAAGTACTTTCTGCACGGGCAGGCCGACCTGGCGCTCATCGGGATTATCGCGGCGGCGTTCATAGTGCTCGCATTCTGCGCCCGCAGCGGCAAAGACATCTAAATTCCGCTACACGTCAATTTTCACGCGGCTGATATTGTTCGCGTCTTTCTGCACGCGCACGTTCTTGTCGATTCTGTTTTCGAGCCCTTCCACATGGCTGATGATGCCCACGAGGCGATTGCTGCCGGCCAAATTCTGCAACGTGTCGATGGCGACTCGCAGGATTTCTTCGTCGAGCGAACCGAAACCTTCGTCGATAAACATCGTGTCGAGTTCAATTCCGCCCGCGGAACTCTGTACCTCGTCGGCGAGGCCGAGCGCCAGCGATAGCGATGCCAAAAAGCTTTCGCCGCCACTAAGCGTTTTCACTTCGCGCTGCTTGCCGCAAGTATGGTCGATCACGTTCAAGTCGAGCCCGCTCTGGCTGCGCTTATTGGAAGCCTGCTCACGACGCACCAGCTCGTATTTCCCGTTGGAAAGCCGCAAGAATCGCGTGTTCGCCTTGCGCAAAATGCGGTCTAGGTACGCGCCCTGCACGTAAGTCTCGAGCATCATTTTGTCTTTGCCGGAGAGCGTGCCGTTCACCGTATCGGAGAGGTTCTCGACCCACATGCGCTTCTTCAAAAGTACGCCCAGGCTTTCGGCAATCCCGCGGATTTCATTCAGCGAGCGCTTGTTCTGATCGAGCCTGCCCGAAACCGTTTTCCAGGATTGCGTGAGCGCTTGCTGTTCATCGGAGAGCGCCTTGCACTTAATTTCTAATTCTTCGAGGTTGTACTGCGGAGCATCTTTCAGCTGGCCTTCAAGCGATTTCACCTGGCCTTCGAGCTCCTTCAGGTTTTCCTTGCATGCGTTCAGTTTTTCTGTCGCGAGTTTGATGGCGTTCTGCAGTTCGGCAACCGCATTCTGCTTTTCGCGAATGACCTTCTCCGCGTCGGCCTTGCCCGCATACGGAAGCTTTTTCGCTGCGTCTTCAGCATGCTTTTTCTGCGTTACAAGTTCCGCCTCGGCCGCCGCAAGTTCCTTCGCAAGGTTCTCGTTTTCCGTGCGGCACTTTTCGTGCTTTTCCTTGATTTCAGGGAGCGACTTTTCTAGCTCGGCCTTGCGAGTTGCACGAACATTCTCGGCATTGAGTTTCGCCACGACTTCAACCAACTGCGATTTCACGCTGTCGAATTCACTGCGAATTTTTTCCTTGCATTCTTCCACAGTGCATTCACCGAAAAGTTCCGCAAGTTTTTTCTCGAGTTCTTCGCGCTTGCCATCGCGCGCGGCTTTCGCCCTGGAGGCGATTCCCGCCTTAGCGTTCCATGATTCAAGAAGGCTCGCGACATTGCGTTTGAGTTCTTCAAGTTCCGCCTGCGTCGGCGCCTCAACAGACTTGCAAGCCTTATGCGGATGCGTCGTAGAGCCACAAACAGGGCACTCGGCACCTTCTTCAAGCGTTTCGGCCAGAATGCCCGCCTGCTCGTTCAGGAACGCGCGATTTTTCGCTTCGTAGGTATCGTTACTTTGTTTATATTCCCTGTCAGCGACGAGATATTCTTCTTGAGCCATGCGGAGCGCATCTTCGGCGGTATCAAGTTCCTTTACCGTGATACCCACCTGCATGAGCTGCTTCTTGCGCGCCTCGAGAGATTCTTGCTGCGCATCAAGTTTTGCCTTGTTCTCGCCCGCATCGGAGAGACCCTTGAATTCCTCTTCAAGCTTCTGGATTTCGCTGTTTCGCTTTTCGAAATCTCTCTTTCTAGATTCAAGCGATTCCTTGTCCCTCGCAAGTTCGCGTTCCTTGCTCTTTATGATGTTGCGAGCTTCTTCCAGCTGGCCGTATTCCGGCAACGAATTCCTTAAGGTCGTGACCTCTTCCTGCAATTTTTCGCATTCAGGTTTACGCGCCTCAGCCGTCGCAAGCGCTGCCGCAAGCGGCTCAAGTTCCGGCAAAAGTTTAGCGTGCTTCTGCTTCGCCTCGTCAAGTGATTTGCGTGCAGTTTCTATGCCCCGCGCCTTGCCAAGTTCCTGGTTCATCGCGGTCATACGCGCAGCACGTTCGTCGAGAGTTCCCTTCATCGCGTCGACCGCAGCGGAATCCTCGCCTACGATTTTCTCAAGCAATTCACAAAGTTCGCCCCAGTCGGCAACGCGCCTTTCTTTGGCGAGATTCTTGGCGCCCTCGATATCGTTTGCAAAAACGGACTTCTCGTCGCATGCCACATGCGATACTTCCACGCAGGCACGCGACTCGCTCTCGCCGCACTTGTTTTTCAGTTCCAGCGCCTGCCTCTTAAGCTCATTCTGCAATTTCTCGAACTTGTCCGTCTTGAAAAGCTGGCGGAAAATATCAATACGCTCGTCCGTCGTCGTGAGCAGCAACTTCAAAAAATCGCCCTGCGCAATCATCGCGATTTGCGAGAACTGTTCGCCGTTCACCCTGATGATACTGTATACCGCTTCCGTCACCGCCTTGTCACCGCTTACCGTACGGCTCGCGGGCCCCACCTTGCCGGTGGCCTCGGGGTAATAGAAAGTCGCCGATGCACTTTCCTTCGTCATGCCCTCGCCGCGCATCTTGGGCCGTTCGTATTCGGGATTGCGCACCACGCGGTATTCCCTGCCCGCATAGGCGAATGTCAGGTCCACGAACGTCGGGGTATCAGGCATCGCATTCAGGCAACGAAAATGCTTAGCATAGTCACCGCTCGCATTGCGGCTGCTCCCGCTCGCCGTCCCGAAAAGCGCAAAAGCAATCGCATCGAAAATCGTCGTCTTGCCGGCACCCGTATCGCCCGAAATCAAGAAGAGCCCACTCGTCCCGAGCTTATCCAGCTCAATCACGGTCTTTTCGGCATACGGGCCGAACGCCGAAATCACAAGCCTGGTAGGTCTCATCCGTTGTCCCCCCAGATCCCGTTGATTAAATCTTGAACAAATTCAGTTTCTTCCGCATTCATCGTGCGCCCGTTACGGCCCTCGAAAAACTCGCCGAACAGTTCCATCGGTTTCTTTTCGTCGACAG is a genomic window containing:
- a CDS encoding SMC family ATPase, whose translation is MRPTRLVISAFGPYAEKTVIELDKLGTSGLFLISGDTGAGKTTIFDAIAFALFGTASGSSRNASGDYAKHFRCLNAMPDTPTFVDLTFAYAGREYRVVRNPEYERPKMRGEGMTKESASATFYYPEATGKVGPASRTVSGDKAVTEAVYSIIRVNGEQFSQIAMIAQGDFLKLLLTTTDERIDIFRQLFKTDKFEKLQNELKRQALELKNKCGESESRACVEVSHVACDEKSVFANDIEGAKNLAKERRVADWGELCELLEKIVGEDSAAVDAMKGTLDERAARMTAMNQELGKARGIETARKSLDEAKQKHAKLLPELEPLAAALATAEARKPECEKLQEEVTTLRNSLPEYGQLEEARNIIKSKERELARDKESLESRKRDFEKRNSEIQKLEEEFKGLSDAGENKAKLDAQQESLEARKKQLMQVGITVKELDTAEDALRMAQEEYLVADREYKQSNDTYEAKNRAFLNEQAGILAETLEEGAECPVCGSTTHPHKACKSVEAPTQAELEELKRNVASLLESWNAKAGIASRAKAARDGKREELEKKLAELFGECTVEECKEKIRSEFDSVKSQLVEVVAKLNAENVRATRKAELEKSLPEIKEKHEKCRTENENLAKELAAAEAELVTQKKHAEDAAKKLPYAGKADAEKVIREKQNAVAELQNAIKLATEKLNACKENLKELEGQVKSLEGQLKDAPQYNLEELEIKCKALSDEQQALTQSWKTVSGRLDQNKRSLNEIRGIAESLGVLLKKRMWVENLSDTVNGTLSGKDKMMLETYVQGAYLDRILRKANTRFLRLSNGKYELVRREQASNKRSQSGLDLNVIDHTCGKQREVKTLSGGESFLASLSLALGLADEVQSSAGGIELDTMFIDEGFGSLDEEILRVAIDTLQNLAGSNRLVGIISHVEGLENRIDKNVRVQKDANNISRVKIDV